DNA from Solanum stenotomum isolate F172 chromosome 3, ASM1918654v1, whole genome shotgun sequence:
CTGGTAGGCTTCGGTTTTGGCTTTGGCTTTGACTACAAAAATTGACGGTAATATTTAAATGTGAAGAAAGAGGTAGCCCCTTTAAGCGAAAGGGGAAATTGAAGCTAAACTTTGGGGTTTTAATGTGTGAATGAGCTATTTATATATAGTACTATTTCTTAATGCTATGTGGGCAGTCGGTAGATggaaattttaatatatgtatgtaaataattatctttttttttgtaaattttaaatttaaattcttaatCTGTGTCGTAATCAGGTGTGGGCTGATGAGGAAAAGTTGTTACTGCTTGAGGTGGACAAGTAAATCTGGCTGGGcagatttttctatttatagagATATATATCATGACAAGTGACACTCTAGTTTGTGGTGGTGGTGCCACAATGCAATGTATTTCTCATCAATCATTGACTTCTGACTATACTTTTGCCTCACCCCACCcaacccctacccctacccttACCAGGGCAGAACTAGTGTGTTGGTTATAAGTTTGGTCGAATTCAATAACtttgattcaaattttgaatgtatagtaaaaaaatcattgagtgtacaaattattaatgtaaaatacagtaatttttaaaaaatataaattccaAATTCAGAAACTTTAAATTCTTGCTGTCCCAACATAACTCATCAAATCTTTAACTTTCAAGATTTCAAGAAAATTGTTACAGGTAGTTCTTATTATGTCAGCATTTACGCCCTTACTATCTATTCTCAGacaaatttttaaatgttttactACTATAGACTATAGTGATCTATAACATTTCCTCTAACCATAATGGTGGACCAAGACCAACATTACTTTTGTAACTGTTTTGTTGAATATGAagtccaactttttttttaaaattaagataagtatattaatttaatgaaaTGGTGAAATGCACTTTACTCCATTGTATTTGCCAAATCACAACCTAGATAGGATCGAAATCCTTGTCACgcatgtattttttttagtatgtAAGTTGAATGTCACTGTCTTGATATATTACCACAAATTCTCaacaaatcaaaattcatttttaaaattgtcaaGGACGATAGCAACTTAGAACAGACCattattaacttattttagTGGGTGTATTTGATTCCTTGGAGGTTGCAAAGAATTCCGCATCTTGTCAAGGACgcattgtattttttttagtatgtAAATTGAATGTCACTATCTTGATATATTACCACAAATTCTCAACAAATCAATATTCGTTTTTTAAAATTGTCAAGGACGATAGCAACTTAGAACAGACCATTATTAACTATTTTAGTGGGTGTATTTGATTCCTTGGAAGTTGTAAAGATATCATAATCTTACTCAGAGGTGAAATTAAGATTTTAACTTTATGTATTATGAATATTATAATTACGATTTTAAATGATAATAACTGGattctaaatttaatatttatacatatttaataaatttattaacatAAATACTGTTTGAGCAAAATCCACATGCAGACTACCATCTCCACCACTGAATTTTTACTATTGGGACATAtgtaaaatagtaaaaattaaataagtatctGAGTATAGAAATAAGACGAGTGTGAAGCTTCAGATTGAAGCACGACAGTGTCGgcattgttttgttttgtttaaggGACAGTAAGGCACTGCTCATGATGCCTCATGTGAACtctaaatatacatatttaaatgTAGTCTTCAATATTGTTACGCCTAGAATTATTCATTTGTCCTTTGCATTATCGTATGTCATGTCACTATATGTATACATACGAGTCTAcgtaattatatttgtatatcttcTCATGTGACCTCCTTCTACAACCATAGGCATATGGAAAGAGACGTTTATGAGTTCAGACCTACTATTTGTTGCAATTTTAGtgaataaaaacacataaatttatgttttacgTCAAGAGTTCTGTATTAAGATGAACACGCAACTAAACGCAGATGCATACaactctctttcctttttttaagataatttttgCTCGTCCTAATCCCCTGCTATTCCTCTTCGATTCCtcctttttctacttttttccAGTATATGCTTCTGTTGTTGTGACGTTACGCATACTGGAATTTATCATTTCTTATGACATGATCAAAATTGATTGCAAGTACCAAATGATGTTACATTTTAATACTCAGCTCTTTGCATGATTATGTTATAATAGGTAATTAAAGGGTCCCCAATATACTTTTTAAGATTACAGTTTATGCTGAGATTTTATTCACAATGTAAAGATATTGCAAAATGTTGCTCCAAATGCAGAACGCTAAAATCAACAAATGTATATATGCTTCTTGTTGTGAATCCAACTGCGTCAAGCTTCTGCTGTAACTCCACAAGTCagattttaacttttttttaatcattcacCATGTCACAATCTTTTTATGGTGCGTACCAATACAACATCATACTCAGTTTAATCACACTGGTGCGATTTGGGAAGGGTAAGATTTATGtagaccttacctctacctttgCGGGTAAAAatgttgtttctgatagaccatGGCTCTAAAGAAAAGTCACTGACATAGGAaagtcaaaaagaaaaagagacgACAAAATAGCAATGTATAAAACAAGTGTATCAACAAAAACTAATATGGATAAAAGAAACTGCCTGCGAGATTCAGTAAGCAAAACCAAACTTCCAATTAACTacaatcaataattgctagccATATCTCTCTACCCCAGTAGAGCAGCTGGAGCTTCTGGTGTCCTGAGTGATTTAGTGACACAAGTTTTAATAGTAACATGATATTTCAAGATTAGCTGAGGTACTGAACACATGCATATGTTGTGAAATTGGGGGGAAAATAAAGATGCGTtacatataataaaattgtGATAGAAACACAAAAACCATGGTTACAACACATTGTCAGAACCTTCAGTTTCAAGTTGAAGTTGATTGATCTCTTGCCCTACAGAGTACAGACAACTCTCCAATATCAAACTGTGAAAATCTCTCCATTTTCTTTCCACCACACACACTGGACCTCCTCCGAATTATGTCTACTAAATGTTCTACAAAATCTTTTAATAATTACTAAAATGGAGAGGGGGAGGTTGCCAATAGTATGTGTTGCTGTGAAGTAACTCTCTTCAGACACATCACTGCTGAGTGATGGGCATATCATGGAACGATTGGTTTACTGTCCCAAGCCTCTCTTACTTCGACCAAATCCGGACGGTATCTCTTAGCTAGAACTTCTACTTGATCAGCAAATGACTTGTTTCCAAGTTGACCTATGTGAAGAATCATTTGGTTCCATCTCTTTCGACATATCTCTCCAGGTCTGTGGTCAAGAAGATTGTCCCAGTCCACATCTTCTATGCAGCTTGCATCCAGCTCAAAAAGTGCATCAACTAGGCGATAGTCATCAGCATCCGCCCATTCACCTTTGGCCACCATGGGTGATGTCAATTGATCATACCATTTTAAGCAGCAGTTTGCATCAGTTCTGGTGGATAAGTTTTCACTTATTGCACCCCATGCAATATTATCCCGTAGCATCCCATGCTTAGATTTCTTCTCTTCAGAAAGCTTCAGTCTCAGATCGGTGTTtactaaatcaaacaaattcTGGTACTCCTCCTGAGTCCATTGTCCTTTATTCTGATTGGGCAGTTTTAGCCTTCGCCATGTATCCTTCACATGCCACCGATGTTTTCCAAGTTCATCGGCTAAGACCCTCCAATTGTTCCCATGCTCTTTCTGGAACTTCCGTACCATCTCATACTCTTCTTCAGTCCATTTACGTGATTCACTCCTCCGAAACAGGACCTGTGCACGAGAATAAAATGCCTTCGAAGGTCTGTATGGTAGAGCactccctatttctttccaGCAACCCTTAATTTCAGGATAAGATCTagcatttaaaacctttttcaGCCCTTCTTCACCTAAGTTATGTACCTCTATGTATTTATGAACAGCCTCTTTGATAATTTCATCTTCTAACTTTGAGAATCGCTTGCCATGCACTAAATTTTCTTCCTCGATCTCATGCTTCTCATCACTTGAATCATTCAATGAAGGGAAAATTTGAACCTGACCAGAAAATCGCACTCTCTTTTCACTCTTCTCATGTATAGGATCTTCAGAGCTGTGTcctaattttattctttttctctttttgatttTACCTTTGTCTGTTTTGGTTTTCTCTTCCATCTCTATAGGTGAAGAAATATCACCTTCATTGACTTCAGCAGCAGCATCTTCCTGTATATCCTTAGTATCATGTATTTTCTCCAGCTCATCCCCACAGCTTTTCTTCAATTTCCTACTTTTATTCCCTTTAACAATTCTCGAAGCAACCTCATCGCTGTCTTCACTAAACTTCCCAGAACGTTTTCcatgttttctttctttctttctcttgaTGTCAGAGTCATCACTCGTAGCTTTAATATCAGTGTTTGTCACTTCTACACCATTGATAGTCTTAATGTTTTTCTTGgatttcttcttccttctaATCACGTCCACAACGTCTCCACCAGAGACCTCACCAAGGGTCTCAACTACCTTGTCATTGTCCCGCATTTCAGTTGCACTAGTTTTGGTGTCTAAAGGCTCATTCAAGCAGCTTTTCTTCagcttattctttttctttttctttttctcaacaCATTTCACAACATCTTCATCACTGACTTTGTTGGGTTTTCCAGAATGTTTTCcatcttctctttttttctttctcttaacGTCACACTCATCACTCTCTCCTCCAAGACCACTGGTGGCAGCATTCTTCTTGCTTTTCTTGGATTTCTTCTCCAGCTTACGAAGCATACCCTCCTTCTCATCTCCTTGGACCATGACTCTTTCGGATTTATCAATTATGTCTTCTGCAAAGCGCCAAAAGTGGTTTCTCTGCCAAAAcagaacaagaaaaagaaaagcacGGTCACAATACAAAATATACTGCAATCCCCTACTGAGACTACCCAGAAAACATTGACAAATTATCACTGATCACTCCTTTACTTTATTAGTTGGAAAATTTCAGCCCATTCTCTTTTGTAATTGTTAGCACAATATTATCTTTTttcataatatgattatgtcgGGTGCTTCTTTACGCAGAAAAATCAAGGTGGTCAATTCTCTTAAAATTAAGCTCTTTGTGAAATTACTAGCTACTACCTCGGAGATGTAGCGGTAAGGcctgcatacactctaccctccccagaccccactttgtggaatttcacttgggtttgttgttcttgttgttgagAAATTACTAGCCAGAAGAAATAAGAAGACGACCTTAAAGAGAGTAAAAATGAAGACAAACCAGAGGAAGGAGAAGCATTgtagttctaattttttttaattgtaaactcaaataaaatttgaatatcatTACAAACTGAATCAAGAACATTAAAACTTTTTTCTATACGTGGCCTATATCATATACTGCATTGGAAAATACTGGACTGAAACTTACTGGAGTGAATCCGCTCCCATCAACGAAAACATActttgtattcctttatttAAACATTGCTCTTTATTGGTAATGCAGgaaatcataagcatattaAACCTTAATTCAGTAGAGAAAGGCACAAACAGTAATTTGATTCTATCAGAATAGAATAGAACTAGCTAACTGCTAGAGGCACAACAAGTTATCAGACTAACAATTGAAACTTGCAGGATCCAACACACAGCAGTTTGCATTTTTTGAAGAGACACACCAACATAGCTGACAAGTAAGTTCCAATGGTGAAAACTCATTTCAGGATTCACAACAGATTAAAAGCAGATTCTCCTTCTAACTAAGTTCTAATCCCTAAAGCTGAGAAGTTTATACATCCCGGTGAGTTCCTTACAAGGGCGGCTCAACCCTAGACCCCAAAAAATAAGGGTTTCCAAAGAACCAAAAACAACCCAAATTCAGGTACGAAAACATACTGAAGATGcacaaaaaagaaacaaattccAATAACAGGCAAGATTAAACGAAGAACCAAAAGCAGACGAAGGAGATACATACATAAAGAGACGCCCAGATCTGATGAAACAAAATATCCaagtagaataaaaaaaaattaggccGAAAGAATAAGAGAGCTCAAAGAGTTCAACGGCTCAAGTCGGCGGCGACGGACGAGACAGTCAGGTGAAGAAATGGAGCAAACGTTAAGGCAGGGCATTGAAGTTAAGGAAAAAGCTGAGTACAGTCctcaagtttttattttttgaaaaattggttGGAGGTATATACAAGGGACTAGTGAGAGTATTTTTTATCTTGTTtgatattattataatattatagtaaaagaattaaaaaaaattaattgaacaaaaaaGAACAATTATTCTCAGGACACTTTTGgttaaaattttcaaactttttttgTGGATATTGATTGAACTTTTATCATCATAAATATTCTAATGAATTTTCTATAAACTAAGCAAGTTTACTTTATTATTAACGGAAAAAGGCtaaaattgcccctgaactagtgaaatagaccacttataccctccgttacattttaagataaaaaatacCCCCACTATTATCCctagagaccacaaatacccctCAAAAGTTAACAACCCAGATTGTTAATGACGTGGCAAGTCATGTAGGACTAATCTCTCCACCTAAGCTGCCAACTAGGATTTCCAACAATTAGAAATCCTtctaaaattagaaataaatcttttatttttaattacataaaaaatattatatttttaattacgtAAATATTTACcactctttattaatatttatatttattaccgttaaaagttattttttcatcatagtTTAACTATTAACCAAGTATATTTCCACTTgataaataactaatatataaaatatctaacttGATAGGATGATTTTTTGTATAACATACTTGTATCTTCTGTATGTATGAGGGGAAATTTATGGCTCATAATATTAActttgttcttgttttttttgttggattaatacaattttaggagatttagatttttttaaaaaaaattagtggtAATCCTAGTTGGaagcttaggtggaaggatcaGTCACACATGGCTTGCCATGTCATTAAAAATTTGGATTGCTAACTTTTGaggggtatttgtggtctctagAGATAACagtgagggtatttttgagctcAAAATGTAAtgaagggtataagtggtctatttcacatagttcaggggcaattttgacccttttccgtattattaataataaatattaataaaagagaaattcatctgtgtatgaaaataatCGCATCGTATAGTACtttgtgtatatttttaaaattttaattttaaattattaattaaatttgactttaaaaattaattaaattaacttttgaCATCGTGTCAAGTATTTTAAACGAAAGAAGTACaattagatatttttattttttaatataaaattttgtatcaTACTTTGAGAATTGATTGAATTTTGTGTTAAGTAAAAATGTCGCAATGGGCAATATCCTATCAATCACATGTAACCAATAATGATTTCATTTGAGTAAGTtctcaattaaaaagaaaaaaaccctcaaataatttacattgttaaatacttttaaaatatatataaaaaaaaattaaatcttagTCCTAATTGTTTCAAAGTACTAAAGTTAATCAACTCAATATTGAAAATGTTTAAACGGATTATAATTATTATCTTGTCCACTTTTTATtgtcatgtttttcttttttagagtcaaacgataagaattttgatcaacattttatgatgtgttttttcatcatattgatatgcaatgcaatttataatacttttcgtataattttttaatatcaaaattttttgtttaaaatatcaaattaatgtaatctaatttaactttgaaaattaatcaaattaatttttaaaaagcgtaacatgacaattaaaagtggatgaAGATAGTATTAAAACATATACTATAATTTAACTCTTCAAATAACAATAAtactaaaaatttcaaaaaagaaagcaaaagtttcataattttttttaatattgaaatACTTCTGCTAAAAttctaaatgattttttttttttggtgaccAAACGCCTaataagtagttttttttttttcatttccccGATGGGTTAAGGATAATTGAATTGCTTCTGAAACTAGTTTCTTCACCATCTCCGGTCTCCAGACGATCTACAGAGATGATCGAGGCTCATTTGGCAGTGATGCTATGGtacttttatcttctttttcaaTATTCCTTTTGGTGATTTACAAGTTGTTAGGTCAATGGATTAGACTGATTTCATTTTAGATTGTTATTCTCCATTATCATCATTAGCGATTCTTATTCAATTCACTGATTTACAGAATTTTAGCTACAGGATTTGGTAGTTATTACCTTATCCACTATAATTGTTTACGTAGAATTCCTATTCAGTTCATTATTTGTATCCGGAGATTTGGTTTTGTAGTCTTTTACAAActtgtttttagttttatatcCTTTTTATATGAGATCTTCATTTTTTGACATTAATATATCTTCATTATTAGCTTTAAGAATTAGCAATTGTTCCATCGTGTGGCGGATAAAGTGAAAAGAGAATTacgaggtctcaagttcaaattctgCCCTGGACAAAAATAGCTAAGCCTTAGTGGATAAAATCACTCGCTCCATGTTGCTGGCATTGTTGTCCtccattattgttattttacgCGTTCATAATGTGATGGGTGAATTTATATTTGCATTTTGATATGAAGGGTTTTTTTTCTAGGGAAAGCAATACTCACTAGTTGAATTTACACAAACTAAAAATGCTATGTGCATCATATATAATGGTGAACAActttatatgtgttttttttctttctaataatCATGGTGTTTGAGTTAGTTTGcacgcacctcgactaatttcacACCATACGTGATACCCTCGGTCTATCAAGACTAGgataaatgggaaaaaatcacctagtatttttGCCTCCGCTGgtatttgaacttgagacctcatgATTCTtaacccacttcattgaccaatagtctattattcatgttccagaataaatattttgatgtgTTGATGTAGGATTAGCTGATTCCAGAGTAGAGGAAATAGGAAAGGAGAGGAAAACAGCATCATGGTTCTATGCTTAATTACGGCCAGCTCAACTTTCAATCTGCAGCCTGGACGTTCAAGATATCTTCACAAATGTATGAGAATCCAGAATTGTGGGAGATATCTCATGAAGCATGTTGATATTACAAGGCAAAAGATTATCCCTTCTGCTAGGGTAGGTACAGTTGGTTTGGAGGTTTTTGTAGTTTCAGACTTGCATACAGAGTACGCGGAGAACATGGCATGGTTAAAGGGTTTACCaaaaaaggggaagaaaaaGGAAGTTCTTCTCGTTGCAGGTGATGTTGCGGAGACTTATGAGAAGTTTGTGTTAACTATGTCCCTCTTGAAGGCTAGTTTTGAGCATGTGTTCTTTGTGCCCG
Protein-coding regions in this window:
- the LOC125859629 gene encoding RNA polymerase I termination factor, which codes for MVQGDEKEGMLRKLEKKSKKSKKNAATSGLGGESDECDVKRKKKREDGKHSGKPNKVSDEDVVKCVEKKKKKKNKLKKSCLNEPLDTKTSATEMRDNDKVVETLGEVSGGDVVDVIRRKKKSKKNIKTINGVEVTNTDIKATSDDSDIKRKKERKHGKRSGKFSEDSDEVASRIVKGNKSRKLKKSCGDELEKIHDTKDIQEDAAAEVNEGDISSPIEMEEKTKTDKGKIKKRKRIKLGHSSEDPIHEKSEKRVRFSGQVQIFPSLNDSSDEKHEIEEENLVHGKRFSKLEDEIIKEAVHKYIEVHNLGEEGLKKVLNARSYPEIKGCWKEIGSALPYRPSKAFYSRAQVLFRRSESRKWTEEEYEMVRKFQKEHGNNWRVLADELGKHRWHVKDTWRRLKLPNQNKGQWTQEEYQNLFDLVNTDLRLKLSEEKKSKHGMLRDNIAWGAISENLSTRTDANCCLKWYDQLTSPMVAKGEWADADDYRLVDALFELDASCIEDVDWDNLLDHRPGEICRKRWNQMILHIGQLGNKSFADQVEVLAKRYRPDLVEVREAWDSKPIVP